One genomic window of Psychrobacillus sp. INOP01 includes the following:
- a CDS encoding endospore germination permease — protein MKVVGPISILHVIFLSMTVIGLKNHVTILPPLLLVGGRDGWVSVLFAAMAIAPWLFLLVYVQHKSKQAPIGDWLKSVIGTVGSTIVLNIIAVYLVILAAFTMVETLKWVTTTFLPKTPSFLLLIIYTVLCILLASTNIQTIAIVNVIVLFGVVVLGFFVAFVNIQVKDYNLLRPFFENGFQPVFDGMVYPASGFVELLLLLFLQHHFKKRIKWFHYALMLFILMGLTIGPLMGAITEFGPVEAAKQRYPAYEEWGLVSIGRYLEHMDFFSIYQWLTGALIRVGFILFIVADVLKMNRKKKQIWIILLPAFFLTCLLLFLLSESLFLEIKRNYFLVTTFFFFFILSIFFASVAWISGKSSKKI, from the coding sequence TTGAAAGTCGTTGGACCAATTAGTATATTACATGTCATCTTCTTATCGATGACGGTTATCGGTTTAAAAAATCATGTAACTATCCTTCCACCACTTTTACTTGTCGGAGGTAGAGATGGATGGGTATCTGTCCTATTCGCTGCGATGGCAATAGCACCTTGGTTATTTCTTTTAGTTTATGTCCAGCACAAATCAAAACAAGCGCCGATTGGAGATTGGTTAAAGTCGGTAATTGGAACGGTTGGTTCTACCATTGTGCTAAATATTATTGCAGTTTATCTTGTTATACTTGCAGCATTTACGATGGTTGAAACATTGAAATGGGTAACTACAACCTTTTTACCAAAAACACCCTCGTTTTTGTTATTAATCATCTACACAGTACTTTGTATTCTATTAGCTTCAACAAACATACAAACAATTGCGATAGTTAACGTAATTGTTCTTTTTGGAGTAGTTGTTTTAGGTTTTTTTGTAGCGTTTGTGAATATTCAAGTGAAAGATTACAATTTATTGCGCCCTTTTTTTGAAAATGGTTTTCAACCAGTTTTTGACGGAATGGTATATCCCGCATCTGGATTTGTAGAATTGCTACTGCTCCTATTCCTACAGCATCATTTCAAAAAACGCATTAAATGGTTCCATTATGCGCTAATGCTATTTATTTTAATGGGTTTGACAATTGGTCCTCTCATGGGTGCAATTACTGAGTTTGGTCCAGTTGAAGCGGCTAAGCAAAGGTATCCTGCTTATGAAGAATGGGGACTTGTATCAATAGGCCGTTACCTTGAACATATGGATTTTTTCTCTATTTATCAATGGCTTACAGGTGCACTAATAAGAGTAGGATTCATCTTATTTATTGTTGCAGACGTGTTAAAAATGAATAGGAAAAAAAAGCAAATTTGGATCATACTTTTACCAGCTTTTTTCTTGACTTGTTTATTGTTATTTCTTTTAAGTGAAAGTCTTTTTCTTGAGATTAAAAGGAATTATTTTTTAGTAACTACGTTCTTCTTCTTTTTCATATTGTCAATCTTTTTTGCAAGTGTTGCTTGGATTTCAGGAAAGTCTTCTAAAAAGATATAA
- the brnQ gene encoding branched-chain amino acid transport system II carrier protein — translation MKKPIQHSMIVGFALFAIFFGAGNLIFPPSIGNVSGSEWVSALIGFCVTGIVLPLLAVVAILNAGGRFEDLTRPISPWFYKAFNLLLMVGIGMLVTIPRMSATTHELGVHQLFPKVPSLVTIVVFFAICFYFAMDKSNVIDKIGKFLTPVLVIILLFIVGKGIFDPIGVPVVTEIKNSFSNAFISAYQTGDVVTGIFCAPIFIAAITAFGYKGKQARSMALTGTLIAGIGLLIVYGGLLYLGASGSGLFQTGIEDTALVSNLIEISLGNFGSIALAVAIALACLTSAIGVIAVIADFLNDLTKNKLSYRLWVAIVCIVGSVIGSAGVGAIVTYAMPIFTALYPVAIVLVILGTFRNFVPNPGSYQGAILLTFIVSLFETVGSLGLSIPFVTNIIANLPLSSNGFSWLVPAIVGFVVGSIIHKFFVKKNNASHSINSVEVQ, via the coding sequence ATGAAAAAACCAATTCAACATAGTATGATAGTAGGTTTTGCATTATTTGCGATATTTTTTGGTGCTGGTAATTTAATATTCCCACCTTCCATTGGAAATGTTTCGGGATCTGAATGGGTATCCGCATTAATTGGGTTTTGTGTAACAGGCATTGTTTTGCCACTTTTAGCAGTGGTTGCAATCTTAAATGCAGGAGGTAGGTTTGAAGACTTAACAAGACCGATTAGCCCATGGTTTTATAAAGCTTTTAACTTACTATTAATGGTCGGCATTGGAATGCTAGTAACTATTCCAAGGATGTCAGCAACAACACATGAGCTAGGGGTTCACCAGTTGTTTCCAAAGGTGCCCTCTTTAGTCACTATTGTCGTGTTTTTTGCCATTTGTTTTTATTTTGCAATGGATAAATCAAATGTTATAGATAAAATAGGTAAATTTCTTACACCTGTGTTAGTAATTATTCTTTTGTTCATCGTTGGAAAAGGTATTTTTGATCCAATCGGTGTACCTGTTGTAACTGAGATAAAAAATTCTTTCTCAAATGCTTTCATAAGTGCTTATCAAACTGGGGACGTAGTAACTGGAATCTTTTGTGCACCAATATTTATAGCTGCAATAACGGCTTTTGGTTATAAAGGTAAGCAAGCTCGTTCGATGGCATTAACAGGAACGCTAATTGCTGGTATAGGATTACTAATTGTTTATGGAGGATTATTATATCTCGGAGCTTCAGGAAGTGGTCTTTTTCAAACTGGAATTGAAGACACTGCTTTAGTTTCCAACCTAATAGAAATATCACTCGGTAATTTTGGTTCTATAGCTCTAGCTGTTGCGATTGCATTGGCGTGTTTAACTTCAGCTATTGGTGTGATTGCAGTAATTGCAGACTTCTTGAATGACTTAACGAAAAACAAACTAAGCTATCGGCTATGGGTTGCTATTGTATGTATTGTTGGTAGTGTAATAGGATCCGCTGGAGTTGGAGCAATCGTCACTTATGCAATGCCAATCTTCACGGCATTATACCCGGTGGCAATTGTATTAGTAATTCTAGGTACTTTCCGTAATTTTGTTCCAAATCCAGGATCTTATCAAGGAGCTATTTTGTTAACGTTCATTGTTAGTCTTTTTGAAACTGTTGGTTCACTTGGTTTATCAATACCTTTTGTGACAAATATTATTGCAAATCTACCTCTAAGTTCAAATGGCTTCAGTTGGTTAGTACCTGCAATTGTTGGATTTGTTGTAGGAAGTATAATTCATAAGTTTTTTGTGAAAAAAAATAACGCATCGCATTCTATCAATTCTGTGGAGGTTCAATGA
- a CDS encoding spore germination protein — translation MQSDVETIESNTLHQLFKNSADVQFQEYTFQQHKVMFITCDAMIDQHLLNDVIVKRVQLLCENVVDKSMEEAMFAQLHIPDLIKVEDKAEAISLVYTGHLLLYFDAENLLFSSNIAKKPNRNPEETRMEVLIKGPRDNFIEDISVNIALIRKRLPTNSLCVEKFVLGKRSKTSVAILYFDDIANKDILTEIKEQLRKVDTDIIFSGDILMEKVNKSAKIFPRNDYTGRPDYAIQALVRGRFLIFVDGVSYAIITPVNLFLLLKSGEDNEYPVIFSSLERILRVAGILIGLFLPAFWLALTSYHQNQMPLQLLATVVQANTGLPLPSVLEMLLMLAMFELFREAGLRLPSVIGGTISVVGGLIIGDAAIRAGLTSPAMIVIIAISTISTFTLVNQSLVTAVSILRICLIFITAFFGLFGFFIGFYFTIIYLSNIRIFGVPYMNIASDLSWSTISKSLFRMPSKYYNKRPKVLDPQDDTRTKEVQK, via the coding sequence ATGCAATCAGATGTCGAGACAATTGAATCTAACACCTTGCATCAGTTATTTAAGAATTCCGCTGATGTACAATTCCAAGAGTATACATTCCAACAGCATAAAGTTATGTTCATTACATGTGACGCAATGATTGACCAGCATTTATTAAATGATGTCATTGTTAAACGTGTTCAACTATTGTGTGAAAATGTGGTGGATAAATCGATGGAAGAAGCTATGTTTGCCCAATTACACATTCCAGATTTAATAAAAGTGGAAGACAAGGCTGAAGCTATTTCACTTGTATATACAGGGCATTTGTTACTTTATTTTGATGCTGAAAACCTATTATTTTCGAGCAATATTGCGAAAAAACCGAATCGGAATCCTGAAGAGACGAGAATGGAAGTTTTAATAAAAGGACCGAGAGACAATTTTATTGAGGATATTTCTGTGAATATTGCCTTAATACGAAAAAGATTGCCAACAAATTCACTATGCGTGGAAAAATTCGTTTTGGGAAAACGTTCAAAAACGTCGGTTGCAATACTATATTTTGACGATATCGCAAATAAAGACATTTTAACTGAAATAAAAGAACAGTTAAGAAAAGTTGACACAGATATTATTTTCAGTGGGGATATATTGATGGAAAAGGTCAACAAAAGCGCTAAAATATTTCCTCGAAATGATTATACAGGGAGACCAGATTACGCTATCCAAGCTCTTGTGAGAGGTAGATTTCTCATTTTTGTTGATGGGGTTTCATATGCCATAATCACTCCCGTGAATTTATTTTTACTTTTAAAGTCAGGTGAGGATAACGAATATCCCGTTATTTTCAGTTCACTTGAACGAATACTCCGTGTGGCAGGCATATTAATTGGTTTGTTTCTACCTGCTTTTTGGCTAGCATTAACATCATATCACCAAAATCAAATGCCACTCCAATTACTTGCAACAGTCGTGCAAGCAAATACAGGTCTCCCTCTGCCTTCTGTGCTTGAAATGCTCCTCATGTTAGCTATGTTTGAATTGTTCCGTGAAGCAGGACTACGACTGCCGTCTGTCATTGGTGGTACTATCAGTGTTGTTGGAGGATTAATCATTGGTGACGCTGCAATTCGAGCAGGTCTTACGAGTCCTGCAATGATCGTTATTATTGCTATTTCAACCATATCAACATTTACTTTGGTCAATCAATCTTTAGTAACAGCGGTAAGCATATTACGAATTTGTTTAATTTTTATTACTGCATTTTTTGGTTTGTTCGGCTTTTTTATTGGATTTTACTTTACAATTATTTATTTATCGAATATTCGAATATTTGGCGTTCCCTACATGAATATTGCATCAGATTTAAGTTGGTCAACTATATCCAAATCATTATTCCGAATGCCTTCGAAATATTATAATAAGCGTCCGAAGGTGTTAGATCCTCAAGACGATACACGAACTAAAGAGGTACAAAAATGA
- a CDS encoding Ger(x)C family spore germination protein — protein sequence MKKKIVIIFISLLILLSGCWDENEPERMLYIYGLGIDYKDDKYEVYAQIIDFTMLAKTEQPNPQATQAEVGHASGKTVDEALFELYHSMDQKLFWGHLTYLVLSEEVLKNGNANPIVNTFVRYRETRYQTWVYSTQDSVKEVMLLTPILNKAISQSKIADPMNSYKQESFIEPINLRKMIIRLNEPSHEVNIPLVSIKENWETEKGPDKVAAMTGVSVITPKGFKQTIMLDKVRGLQWMTNETKRGEITVNLNLNNDNYLTVALDKIEVNVKPVTDKGEVMFDINIKMEATVSGFISKITEAEVRKGVGKEVKKEIEETYTEALKQDIDIYRLSEYLYRDNVKVWKKVQKEGKVELTENSIRNLTVNISKVNSGRRSFRETISE from the coding sequence ATGAAGAAAAAAATAGTAATCATTTTTATTTCGCTTCTAATCCTTCTTTCAGGGTGTTGGGATGAGAACGAGCCTGAAAGAATGCTTTATATATATGGTTTAGGAATAGATTATAAAGATGATAAGTATGAAGTATATGCTCAAATTATTGATTTTACTATGTTGGCAAAAACGGAACAACCTAATCCTCAGGCTACTCAAGCTGAAGTGGGTCATGCTTCTGGTAAAACTGTAGATGAAGCGTTATTTGAGCTATATCATTCAATGGATCAAAAGCTCTTTTGGGGGCACTTGACGTATCTTGTTTTATCAGAAGAAGTGCTCAAAAATGGTAATGCCAATCCGATTGTAAACACTTTTGTTCGATATAGAGAAACTAGATATCAAACCTGGGTGTATAGTACACAAGATTCTGTGAAAGAAGTTATGTTACTAACTCCGATCTTAAATAAAGCAATTTCGCAATCTAAAATTGCTGATCCAATGAATTCATATAAACAAGAATCCTTTATTGAACCAATCAATTTACGAAAGATGATTATAAGACTGAATGAGCCAAGCCATGAAGTAAATATTCCGTTGGTATCTATTAAAGAGAATTGGGAAACGGAAAAAGGTCCTGATAAAGTTGCAGCCATGACAGGAGTTAGTGTGATCACTCCGAAGGGCTTTAAGCAAACTATAATGCTAGACAAAGTCAGAGGATTACAGTGGATGACTAATGAAACAAAAAGAGGAGAAATAACAGTCAATTTAAATTTGAATAATGATAACTATCTTACTGTTGCTTTAGATAAAATCGAGGTGAATGTAAAACCAGTTACTGATAAAGGTGAAGTGATGTTTGATATTAATATAAAAATGGAGGCTACAGTAAGTGGATTTATAAGTAAAATAACAGAAGCAGAAGTTCGTAAAGGTGTAGGAAAAGAAGTTAAGAAAGAAATTGAAGAAACTTATACAGAAGCATTAAAACAGGACATTGATATTTATCGTTTATCGGAATACTTGTATAGAGACAATGTTAAAGTGTGGAAAAAGGTTCAAAAAGAAGGTAAGGTTGAATTGACAGAAAACTCCATAAGAAACCTAACAGTGAATATTAGTAAGGTTAATTCAGGAAGAAGATCATTCAGAGAAACTATTTCGGAATAA
- a CDS encoding tyrosine-type recombinase/integrase, with protein sequence MRRELPKIVKDFLVYLTTIKGKSLRTRKEYEYDITLFLRFLIAAENDMDITKIDEIIIKDVTIDFIKEISLEDMYLFLEYCEIQRSNSAASRARKAATLKSFFKYLKGKRRMLDENPADELETPKIGKKKPIYMDQQEAEIFIRGIKKSNHYYRNYSMIMFFLNLGLRVSELCSLNLTSIQDNVLHVIGKGDKERTVFLNKACTVSLHKYMEKERQYIQDASTNQALFLSQKGTRLTRQTVAKIIKQINQDSGLNKEKLTPHKLRHTSATIMYKSGADIRSLQHILGHTSVSTTQIYTHVEDKEIERVIENNPFNQLG encoded by the coding sequence ATGCGAAGAGAATTACCAAAAATAGTAAAAGATTTTCTGGTCTATTTAACGACTATTAAGGGGAAATCTTTACGAACACGAAAAGAGTATGAGTATGACATCACTTTATTTTTAAGATTTCTAATAGCAGCGGAAAATGATATGGATATAACTAAAATCGATGAAATCATTATTAAAGATGTAACGATTGATTTTATAAAAGAAATTTCACTGGAAGATATGTATTTGTTTTTGGAATACTGTGAAATACAGCGCAGTAATAGTGCTGCTTCTCGTGCAAGGAAGGCAGCGACGCTTAAATCCTTTTTTAAATATTTGAAGGGGAAAAGAAGAATGTTGGACGAAAATCCAGCGGATGAATTGGAAACACCGAAAATCGGTAAGAAAAAGCCGATTTATATGGATCAACAAGAGGCAGAAATATTTATAAGAGGAATAAAAAAAAGTAATCATTACTATCGAAATTATAGTATGATCATGTTCTTTTTAAATTTAGGTCTTCGTGTCTCGGAGCTATGCAGTTTAAACCTTACATCTATTCAAGACAATGTATTGCATGTGATAGGTAAAGGGGATAAAGAACGTACCGTTTTCCTAAACAAAGCTTGTACCGTTTCACTACATAAATATATGGAAAAAGAACGCCAATACATACAAGATGCATCTACAAATCAAGCGCTATTCCTGTCACAAAAAGGAACTAGACTAACACGGCAAACCGTGGCAAAAATCATCAAACAAATCAACCAGGATTCTGGCTTAAACAAAGAAAAACTAACACCGCACAAGCTAAGGCATACATCTGCAACTATTATGTATAAAAGTGGTGCTGATATTAGAAGTTTACAGCACATTTTGGGTCACACCAGTGTATCAACTACACAAATCTATACACATGTGGAAGACAAAGAAATTGAACGAGTGATAGAAAATAATCCTTTCAATCAATTAGGTTAA